From a single Papaver somniferum cultivar HN1 unplaced genomic scaffold, ASM357369v1 unplaced-scaffold_19, whole genome shotgun sequence genomic region:
- the LOC113338268 gene encoding chlorophyll a-b binding protein CP29.2, chloroplastic-like, whose translation MAATTAAATSSFLGTHLQNVHSNGGKITARFGFGKKKAAPKKVSKSVVPDRPLWFPGAKAPEYLDGSLVGDYGFDPFGLGKPAEYLQFDLDGLDQNLAKNFAGEVIGTRTEDSDVKSTPFQPYAEVFGLQRFRECELIHGRWAMLATLGALAVESLTGVTWQDAGKVELIDGSSYLGLPLPFTITSLIWIEVLVIGYIEFQRNAELEPEKRLYPGGSYFDPLGLAADPEAKERLQLAEIKHARLAMVGFLGFAVQAAATGKGPLNNWATHLSDPLHTTIIDTFSSS comes from the exons ATGGCCGCAACCACCGCAGCTGCAACCTCATCCTTTCTAGGAACACATTTGCAGAATGTGCATTCCAACGGAGGCAAAATCACTGCCCGTTTTGGATTCGGAAAGAAAAAAGCAGCACCAAAAAAGGTATCTAAATCAGTAGTTCCCGATCGTCCACTTTGGTTTCCTGGTGCAAAAGCACCCGAATACTTAGACGGATCGTTAGTCGGCGACTACGGGTTCGATCCTTTTGGTCTAGGAAAGCCAGCTGAATACTTGCAATTTGATTTGGATGGTTTGGATCAAAATTTAGCAAAGAACTTTGCTGGTGAGGTTATTGGAACTAGAACTGAAGACTCTGACGTGAAATCAACTCCATTCCAACCATATGCTGAAGTCTTTGGATTACAAAGATTCCGTGAATGTGAACTCATTCATGGTAGATGGGCTATGCTTGCTACACTCGGTGCTCTCGCTGTTGAATCACTCACTGGTGTCACATGGCAAGACGCTGGAAAG GTAGAATTGATTGATGGGTCTTCATACTTGGGGCTTCCACTTCCATTCACCATCACCTCGTTGATATGGATCGAAGTTCTTGTTATTGGATACATCGAATTCCAGAGGAACGCCGAGCTCGAGCCTGAGAAGAGATTGTACCCTGGTGGCAGTTACTTCGATCCCCTCGGCTTAGCAGCTGACCCTGAGGCAAAGGAAAGACTTCAATTAGCCGAGATCAAGCACGCTCGTCTAGCCATGGTTGGCTTCTTGGGTTTTGCTGTTCAAGCCGCAGCTACCGGCAAAGGTCCACTTAACAACTGGGCTACCCATTTGAGCGACCCACTTCACACAACCATCATTGACACTTTCTCCTCATCTTAA